One Luteibacter sp. 9135 DNA segment encodes these proteins:
- a CDS encoding AAA family ATPase has protein sequence MSATHPLNDEMLRHRLDAALAQVNGVLLGKPRQVKLAFTCLVAGGHLLLEDVPGVGKTTLAHALAATFDLEFQRIQFTSDLLPSDIIGVSVYERETGEFRFHPGPIFTSLLLADEINRATPKSQSALLEAMAEGQVTVDGVTHALPRPFFVVATQNPIDLAGTFPLPDSQLDRFMLRLSLDYPDPAAERALLTGEDRRDMMATLRPRLDIAAIDQLHAAAQAIKVTGTLLDYLQALLAASRKHGDVRVGLSPRAGLALLAAARAWAMLSGRDYVIPEDVQAVFVPIAAHRLVPGRGGQREAIARSILADTAVP, from the coding sequence ATGTCCGCCACGCATCCGCTCAACGATGAAATGCTTCGCCACCGGCTCGACGCCGCGCTGGCCCAGGTCAATGGCGTGCTGCTGGGCAAGCCGCGCCAGGTCAAGCTGGCCTTCACCTGCCTTGTAGCCGGCGGGCACCTGCTGTTGGAAGACGTGCCGGGCGTGGGCAAGACCACGCTGGCGCATGCCCTGGCCGCCACGTTCGATCTCGAATTCCAGCGCATCCAGTTCACCAGCGACCTCCTGCCTTCGGACATTATCGGGGTCAGCGTGTACGAGCGCGAGACCGGCGAATTCCGCTTCCATCCCGGCCCGATCTTCACCAGCCTGCTGCTGGCCGACGAGATCAACCGGGCCACGCCCAAGTCGCAGAGCGCGCTGCTCGAAGCCATGGCCGAAGGACAGGTCACCGTCGATGGCGTGACCCACGCACTGCCCAGGCCGTTCTTCGTCGTCGCCACGCAGAACCCGATCGACCTGGCGGGAACTTTCCCCCTGCCCGATTCGCAGCTGGACCGCTTCATGCTGCGGCTCAGCCTCGATTACCCCGACCCGGCCGCGGAACGCGCGCTGCTCACCGGCGAAGATCGCCGCGACATGATGGCCACGCTGCGTCCGCGCCTGGACATCGCCGCCATCGACCAGCTGCATGCCGCGGCGCAGGCGATCAAGGTCACCGGCACCCTGCTCGACTACCTGCAGGCCCTGCTCGCCGCCAGCCGCAAGCATGGCGACGTGCGTGTCGGCCTGTCGCCACGCGCGGGGCTGGCGCTGCTCGCCGCCGCCCGTGCCTGGGCGATGCTGAGCGGCCGCGACTACGTCATTCCCGAAGACGTGCAGGCGGTGTTCGTGCCCATCGCGGCGCATCGCCTGGTGCCGGGCCGCGGCGGCCAGCGCGAGGCGATCGCCCGCAGCATCCTGGCCGACACCGCGGTGCCCTGA
- a CDS encoding DUF58 domain-containing protein has protein sequence MQRITAWAERRLPSLTRLRPREPLPIQLHRRRIYILPTGFGLAFAVLLGVMLVGALNYANNAALLLTCLVGSVSAGSMLVAFRVLNGLTIGGLRAGSARAGETLRVFLDIGASQRERVAVRLDVEGREHVVVVPAGGSVTVEFDLPTAFRGWQAVPRMRLHSRWPLGMFRVWSWLHPDRALLVYPRAEGMGPAPFEPQGDADRGRPRPGDELASLRDYRAGDPRRLIAWKPSARHHSLLVKDMEQPAPQEDWRLDWDSMHGLDDETRISRLARWVDEAHDSGRRWSLRLPDGYFDIAQGDEHYHRCMTALALRP, from the coding sequence GTGCAGCGAATCACCGCCTGGGCGGAGCGCCGCCTGCCTTCGCTCACGCGGCTACGCCCCCGCGAGCCGCTGCCGATCCAGTTGCACCGTCGTCGTATCTACATCCTGCCCACGGGCTTCGGCCTCGCGTTCGCCGTGCTGCTGGGCGTGATGCTCGTCGGTGCGCTGAACTACGCCAACAATGCCGCGCTCCTGCTCACCTGCCTGGTGGGGTCGGTGAGCGCAGGAAGCATGCTGGTGGCTTTCCGCGTACTCAACGGGCTGACCATCGGCGGGCTGCGCGCCGGCTCCGCGCGCGCCGGCGAAACCTTGCGCGTGTTCCTGGACATCGGCGCTTCGCAGCGCGAACGCGTGGCGGTGCGCCTGGATGTCGAAGGCCGCGAGCATGTCGTCGTCGTGCCGGCCGGCGGCAGCGTCACCGTCGAGTTCGACCTGCCGACCGCCTTCCGCGGATGGCAGGCCGTGCCGCGCATGCGACTGCACAGCCGCTGGCCGCTGGGCATGTTCCGCGTCTGGAGCTGGCTCCACCCGGATCGCGCCCTGCTGGTGTATCCGCGCGCCGAGGGCATGGGTCCGGCACCGTTCGAGCCGCAGGGCGATGCCGATCGCGGACGACCGCGGCCCGGCGATGAGCTGGCGTCGCTACGCGATTACCGTGCCGGCGATCCACGCCGCCTGATCGCCTGGAAGCCGAGTGCGCGCCACCACTCGCTGCTGGTGAAGGACATGGAGCAACCCGCGCCGCAGGAAGACTGGCGCCTGGACTGGGACAGCATGCACGGGCTGGACGACGAGACGCGCATCTCCCGACTGGCCCGCTGGGTGGACGAAGCACATGACTCGGGCCGGCGCTGGAGCCTCAGGCTTCCGGACGGCTATTTCGATATCGCCCAGGGTGACGAGCACTACCATCGCTGCATGACGGCGCTGGCGCTGCGCCCATGA
- a CDS encoding transglutaminase TgpA family protein has translation MSRFRLSLRERPASEPPLTPWSFDLLCLTMAFVLGVHAPHLPWWLTAGLAVVLVARWQQRRRGGRHTPIWIKLPLIGLLLALVILTYGSLFGREPGSAFAVGLLVLKLLESDRLRDARVGVAFAAFALMSALLFDQGIVATAIVAAGVVPAMMTLRALETAGPRVPSWRVELPPVLLALLVSVPLALFAFLFIPRLSSPLWGAPTMDRATTGLSDRMAPGDMAEVLTDDTPAMRVTFDGPTPIASSRYFRAFTMTRFDGQAWSPGFGGRDTGTLEGQPRIHYRVTLEPTRERALPLLDMPPDAPTDAMLRGDRTAVANQRLEKTYNYEASAVADYRLDAALDPLARRATLQLPDRVGPRARAQAAAWVSQYGGDALAIARAALAMFHDGGFRYTLAAAPLGRDRIDDFLFGTREGYCEHYASTFTFLMRAAGIPARVVTGYQGGYWNSLGRYLLVRRADAHAWTELWIEGRGWVRFDPTGAVRPERVTLGAAAAAAGDGGGEGLFDAAWWRSTRDRWDVVNQWWNQAVNGFDSLRQQGLLQPFGIRRADVGDLALVLAVGFAVLVVGALGWALFQRREGDALDASMQRLRRKLARAGVSRRAGEGPRHFLARAARALPEHRNALERLSEVYLRSRYAHDKPPPELVTEFRRGVDELKTRRVVK, from the coding sequence ATGAGCCGCTTCCGCCTGTCGCTGCGCGAGCGCCCCGCCAGCGAGCCACCGCTGACCCCGTGGTCGTTCGACCTGCTGTGCCTCACCATGGCCTTCGTCCTCGGCGTGCATGCGCCGCACCTGCCGTGGTGGCTGACGGCCGGCCTGGCCGTGGTCCTGGTCGCGCGCTGGCAACAACGCCGTCGCGGCGGTCGCCACACGCCGATCTGGATCAAGCTACCCCTGATCGGCCTGCTGCTGGCGCTGGTGATCCTCACCTACGGCAGCCTGTTCGGCCGCGAGCCGGGCAGCGCGTTCGCGGTGGGCCTGCTGGTGCTCAAGCTGCTGGAAAGCGATCGCCTACGGGATGCGCGTGTCGGCGTGGCGTTCGCGGCGTTCGCCCTCATGAGTGCGCTGCTGTTCGACCAGGGCATCGTCGCCACGGCCATCGTGGCCGCCGGCGTCGTACCCGCGATGATGACGCTGCGTGCGCTGGAAACGGCCGGACCGCGCGTTCCGTCCTGGCGCGTCGAACTCCCCCCGGTACTGCTCGCGCTGCTGGTGTCGGTGCCGCTGGCGCTGTTCGCATTCCTGTTCATTCCCCGCCTCAGCTCGCCCCTGTGGGGCGCACCGACGATGGACCGCGCCACCACGGGACTGTCCGACCGCATGGCGCCGGGCGACATGGCCGAGGTGCTCACCGACGACACACCCGCCATGCGGGTGACCTTCGACGGCCCCACGCCGATCGCGTCGTCACGTTACTTCCGTGCCTTCACCATGACACGGTTCGACGGCCAGGCATGGAGCCCCGGGTTCGGCGGCCGCGACACCGGCACGCTGGAGGGCCAACCGCGTATTCATTACCGGGTCACCCTGGAGCCGACGCGGGAGCGTGCCCTGCCCCTGCTCGACATGCCCCCGGACGCACCCACGGACGCCATGTTGCGCGGCGATCGCACGGCCGTGGCCAACCAGCGCCTGGAGAAGACCTACAACTACGAGGCGAGTGCCGTTGCCGACTACCGCCTCGACGCTGCCTTGGACCCCCTGGCCCGCCGTGCCACGTTGCAGTTGCCCGACCGCGTCGGCCCCCGCGCACGCGCCCAGGCCGCCGCGTGGGTGAGCCAGTACGGCGGCGATGCCCTGGCGATCGCCCGCGCGGCGCTGGCGATGTTCCACGATGGCGGCTTCCGCTACACGCTGGCCGCCGCGCCGCTGGGCCGCGATCGCATCGACGATTTCCTGTTCGGTACCCGCGAGGGCTACTGCGAGCATTACGCTTCCACCTTCACCTTCCTCATGCGCGCCGCAGGCATCCCGGCACGGGTCGTCACCGGTTACCAGGGCGGTTACTGGAACTCGCTCGGCCGTTATCTCCTGGTCCGCCGCGCCGACGCGCATGCCTGGACCGAATTGTGGATCGAGGGCCGCGGCTGGGTTCGCTTCGACCCGACCGGCGCCGTGCGCCCCGAACGCGTCACCCTGGGCGCCGCGGCGGCGGCCGCAGGGGACGGCGGTGGTGAGGGCCTGTTCGACGCCGCCTGGTGGCGCAGCACACGCGATCGCTGGGATGTGGTCAACCAATGGTGGAACCAGGCCGTTAACGGCTTCGATTCGCTTCGCCAGCAAGGTTTGCTGCAGCCGTTCGGCATCCGCCGTGCGGACGTGGGAGACCTTGCCCTGGTCCTCGCGGTCGGTTTCGCGGTGCTGGTGGTGGGTGCCCTGGGCTGGGCGCTGTTCCAGCGGCGTGAAGGCGATGCGCTGGATGCATCGATGCAGCGGCTGCGGCGCAAACTCGCCAGGGCCGGTGTCTCCCGACGCGCGGGCGAAGGACCCAGGCATTTCCTGGCCCGGGCGGCCCGTGCGCTGCCTGAACACCGAAATGCCTTGGAAAGGTTGAGCGAGGTCTACTTGCGCTCGCGTTACGCCCATGACAAACCGCCGCCTGAACTGGTCACCGAATTCAGGCGCGGGGTGGACGAATTAAAGACGCGCCGCGTGGTCAAATAG
- a CDS encoding Slp family lipoprotein, producing MSMFKPLAVAAATLALSACATVPQPLQGQFNNVSTSGAQQGGAPGAKVRWGGEIIKTEPGPQQTCFFVLSEPLDAEARPTATKSDSQGRFVACRDGFYDPEVFTRGREITVTGTLHGAVSQKVGDFDYAYPRVEADVVYLWPKRVPINRAYGPGFYDPFWGPGFGPGFGPYGYGPWGDPFYYRPRTIIVRPPPQPRAR from the coding sequence ATGTCCATGTTCAAACCGCTGGCCGTCGCGGCCGCGACCCTGGCCCTGAGCGCCTGCGCCACGGTGCCCCAGCCGCTGCAGGGCCAGTTCAATAACGTGTCCACCTCCGGCGCCCAGCAGGGCGGCGCACCCGGCGCCAAGGTGCGTTGGGGCGGCGAGATCATCAAGACCGAGCCGGGCCCGCAGCAGACCTGCTTCTTCGTGCTGTCGGAGCCGCTCGATGCCGAGGCGCGTCCCACGGCCACCAAGTCGGACAGCCAGGGTCGCTTCGTCGCCTGCCGCGACGGTTTCTACGATCCGGAAGTCTTTACCCGCGGTCGCGAGATCACCGTCACCGGCACCCTGCACGGTGCCGTCTCGCAGAAGGTCGGCGATTTCGACTACGCCTACCCGCGCGTGGAAGCCGACGTCGTCTACCTCTGGCCCAAACGCGTCCCGATCAACCGCGCGTACGGCCCGGGCTTCTACGACCCGTTCTGGGGTCCGGGCTTCGGCCCCGGTTTCGGTCCCTACGGCTACGGCCCCTGGGGCGATCCGTTCTACTACCGCCCGCGCACCATCATCGTGCGCCCGCCGCCCCAGCCCCGCGCCCGCTGA
- a CDS encoding GFA family protein — MLPDITESRAACHCGTVRFTVKLSDGLRTARRCNCSYCRMRGAVVVSANLDGITIHQGEDALGVYQFNTGTAKHYFCSKCGIYTFHQRRSNTTQYGINVACLEGISPFDFEDVPVLDGINHPADQGRKTNEPIAHLRYVPSP, encoded by the coding sequence ATGCTCCCCGACATCACCGAATCCCGCGCCGCCTGCCATTGCGGCACCGTCCGCTTCACGGTGAAACTCAGCGACGGCCTGCGCACCGCGCGCCGCTGCAACTGTTCCTACTGCCGCATGCGCGGCGCCGTGGTCGTCTCCGCCAACCTCGATGGCATCACCATCCACCAGGGCGAGGACGCGTTGGGCGTCTACCAGTTCAACACCGGCACGGCCAAGCATTACTTCTGTTCGAAGTGCGGCATCTACACCTTCCACCAGCGCCGGTCGAACACCACGCAGTACGGCATCAACGTCGCCTGCCTGGAAGGCATCAGTCCCTTCGACTTCGAGGATGTCCCCGTGCTGGACGGCATCAACCACCCCGCCGACCAGGGCCGGAAAACCAACGAGCCCATCGCCCACCTCCGCTACGTCCCCTCCCCTTAA
- a CDS encoding histidine triad nucleotide-binding protein, translating to MTETIFSKIIRREIPADIVYEDDDVLAFRDLNPQAPVHVLFIPKRAIATLDDATHDDATVLGKLLLAAAAYAREQGFSKDGYRTVINTNGHGGQTVFHIHVHLLAGRQMQWPPG from the coding sequence ATGACCGAAACGATCTTTTCAAAAATCATCCGGCGCGAGATCCCCGCCGACATCGTCTACGAAGACGACGACGTGCTGGCCTTTCGCGACCTCAATCCGCAGGCACCGGTGCATGTGCTCTTCATCCCGAAGCGCGCCATCGCCACGCTGGACGATGCGACACACGACGACGCGACCGTCCTCGGCAAGCTATTGCTCGCCGCCGCAGCCTACGCACGCGAACAGGGTTTTTCGAAGGACGGTTATCGCACCGTGATCAACACGAACGGGCACGGCGGGCAGACGGTGTTCCACATCCATGTGCACCTGCTGGCCGGGCGCCAGATGCAGTGGCCCCCGGGCTGA
- the recR gene encoding recombination mediator RecR: MSNGSRLLGELIDALRCLPGVGAKSAQRMAFHLLERERQGGLRLASALESAMRDVGNCTRCRNFSETPVCSVCASPTRDKHVLCIVESPSDLAAIEQATGFRGHYFVLLGRLSPLDGLGPDELGLPLLVERLGEGEIEEMIIATNPTVEGEATAHYIGQLARAAGIRATRLAHGVPLGGELEFVDRGTLAHAFGSRQSVG, from the coding sequence ATGAGTAACGGGTCCCGCCTGCTGGGCGAACTGATCGACGCCCTGCGTTGCCTGCCGGGCGTCGGCGCCAAGAGCGCCCAGCGCATGGCCTTCCATCTGCTCGAACGCGAGCGGCAGGGTGGCCTTCGACTGGCCTCGGCGCTGGAATCGGCCATGCGCGACGTGGGCAACTGCACGCGCTGCCGCAACTTCAGCGAGACGCCGGTGTGCTCCGTGTGCGCCAGCCCCACGCGCGACAAGCACGTGCTGTGCATCGTGGAGTCGCCGTCCGATCTGGCCGCCATCGAACAGGCGACGGGCTTCCGGGGCCATTACTTCGTGCTGCTGGGGCGCCTGTCCCCCCTCGACGGCCTGGGTCCGGACGAACTCGGCCTGCCGTTGTTGGTGGAGCGGCTGGGCGAGGGCGAGATCGAGGAAATGATCATCGCCACCAACCCCACCGTGGAAGGCGAGGCGACCGCGCATTACATCGGCCAGCTGGCGCGTGCCGCCGGCATCCGTGCCACGCGTCTCGCCCACGGCGTGCCGTTGGGTGGCGAACTGGAGTTCGTCGATCGCGGCACGCTGGCGCACGCATTCGGCAGCCGTCAGTCCGTCGGCTGA
- a CDS encoding YbaB/EbfC family nucleoid-associated protein — MKGQIGQLMQQAQRMQDEMKRAQDELAKTEVTGSAGGGLVTVTMSGGHEVRAVHIDRQSFADDPEMAEDLVAAAINDAVNKIAELSRNRLGGVTAGLNLPPGFKMPF; from the coding sequence GTGAAAGGTCAAATCGGTCAGCTGATGCAGCAAGCCCAGCGCATGCAGGATGAAATGAAGCGTGCGCAGGACGAACTCGCCAAGACGGAAGTCACCGGTTCCGCCGGCGGTGGGTTGGTCACGGTCACCATGAGCGGCGGCCACGAGGTGCGCGCGGTGCACATCGATCGGCAGTCGTTCGCCGACGATCCGGAAATGGCCGAGGACCTGGTGGCTGCGGCCATCAACGACGCGGTCAACAAGATCGCCGAACTCAGCCGCAACCGGCTGGGCGGCGTTACCGCGGGGCTGAACCTGCCCCCCGGCTTCAAGATGCCGTTCTGA
- the dnaX gene encoding DNA polymerase III subunit gamma/tau, which produces MSYQVLARKWRPRKFAELVGQEHVVRALTNALDSGRMHHAYLFTGTRGVGKTTIARIFAKSLNCERGESADPCGVCSVCTAVDAGRFVDLLEIDAASNTGVDDVREVIENAQYAPSRGRFKVYLVDEVHMLSKPAFNALLKTLEEPPPHVKFLLATTDPQKLPVTVLSRCLKFNLKRLLPDQISGQMRHILGAEGIEYEEDAIVELAHGADGSLRDGLSLLDQAIAYGGGAVRADDVRAMLGSVERGQVLGVLEALAAGDGAALMGEAERIASFSPDFAGVLDDFATVLHRIQLIQLVPGYREEESDAGLADLAARIAPEDVQLYYQIATTSRRELPMAPDARIGFEMALLRMFAFRPAEGGQPVSGSPARTAAGASAPRASAPVAAAGHAPQVAAAPPLASAPSRTATATSHSAPPPRPAPAAPAPAASRPAAPAAPAAPPPARAAEHSAPVPEPAAPPRPITLGADGLPDWHEVVERAHLRGPIGQLAQNCSLREVDGESMVLALQPQHMHLAVEPLTSQMEEKVSQALGRRIRFRFVADRGNLGTPAERRAQAATDAQARAEASMESDPFVQALKRDFDARVIPQSIKPVEPGT; this is translated from the coding sequence ATGTCCTATCAGGTCCTCGCACGCAAGTGGCGCCCCCGCAAGTTCGCTGAACTCGTGGGCCAGGAGCATGTGGTCCGGGCGCTGACCAACGCGCTCGACTCCGGCCGCATGCACCATGCCTACCTCTTCACCGGCACCCGCGGCGTCGGCAAGACCACCATCGCCCGCATCTTCGCCAAGTCGCTCAACTGCGAGCGTGGCGAATCGGCCGATCCCTGCGGCGTCTGCTCGGTCTGCACCGCGGTGGACGCCGGCCGCTTCGTCGACCTGCTGGAGATCGATGCGGCCAGCAACACCGGCGTGGACGACGTGCGCGAAGTGATCGAGAACGCGCAGTACGCCCCCTCGCGTGGCCGCTTCAAGGTGTACTTGGTGGATGAGGTGCACATGCTCTCCAAGCCGGCGTTCAACGCGCTGCTGAAGACGCTGGAAGAACCGCCGCCGCACGTGAAGTTCCTGCTTGCCACCACCGACCCGCAGAAGCTGCCGGTCACCGTGCTGTCGCGCTGCCTGAAGTTCAACCTCAAGCGGCTGCTGCCGGACCAGATCTCCGGGCAGATGCGTCACATCCTCGGCGCCGAAGGCATCGAATACGAAGAAGACGCGATCGTCGAACTCGCGCACGGCGCGGACGGTTCGCTGCGCGACGGGCTCTCGTTGCTCGACCAGGCCATCGCCTATGGCGGGGGCGCCGTGCGCGCCGATGACGTGCGCGCCATGCTCGGCAGCGTCGAGCGTGGTCAGGTGCTGGGCGTGCTCGAGGCGCTGGCCGCCGGTGACGGTGCCGCCCTGATGGGCGAGGCCGAGCGTATCGCCTCGTTCTCGCCGGACTTCGCCGGCGTACTAGACGACTTCGCCACGGTGCTGCACCGTATCCAGCTGATCCAGCTGGTGCCCGGGTATCGCGAGGAAGAAAGCGACGCCGGTCTGGCCGACCTCGCCGCGCGCATCGCTCCCGAGGACGTCCAGCTCTACTACCAGATCGCCACCACCAGCCGTCGTGAGCTCCCGATGGCGCCGGATGCTCGCATCGGTTTCGAGATGGCGCTGCTGCGCATGTTCGCGTTCCGACCGGCTGAGGGTGGGCAGCCTGTCTCGGGTTCGCCAGCGCGCACTGCCGCAGGCGCCAGCGCGCCGCGGGCGTCTGCGCCGGTGGCCGCTGCAGGTCACGCACCGCAGGTCGCCGCGGCGCCGCCGCTGGCGTCTGCTCCGTCGCGCACTGCCACGGCGACCTCGCATTCAGCCCCGCCGCCGCGTCCAGCACCGGCGGCTCCGGCTCCGGCAGCCTCGCGGCCAGCCGCACCAGCCGCACCAGCCGCACCTCCGCCCGCCCGCGCTGCCGAGCATTCCGCACCCGTGCCCGAGCCCGCCGCGCCGCCGCGTCCCATCACCCTCGGTGCGGATGGCCTGCCGGACTGGCACGAGGTGGTGGAGCGCGCCCACCTGCGCGGGCCCATCGGGCAGCTGGCGCAGAACTGTTCGCTGCGCGAGGTGGACGGCGAGAGCATGGTCCTCGCCTTGCAGCCGCAGCACATGCACCTGGCGGTCGAGCCGTTGACCAGCCAGATGGAAGAAAAAGTCTCGCAGGCCCTGGGCCGGCGCATTCGCTTCCGCTTTGTGGCCGATCGCGGCAACCTCGGCACCCCGGCGGAGCGCCGGGCGCAGGCCGCCACCGATGCCCAGGCCCGCGCCGAGGCCTCGATGGAATCCGATCCCTTCGTACAGGCGCTCAAGCGCGATTTCGACGCGCGCGTCATTCCCCAATCGATCAAACCCGTGGAGCCAGGAACGTGA
- a CDS encoding MBL fold metallo-hydrolase, whose product MTWNLHFLGTGAAHAVELGSSAVVVERDGAPLLLVDCGPDTLDRYVAAYGAPPAALYITHVHMDHVAGMERLFFRLWFDEALRGRTKVYLHAALLPWLQGRVADYPGALAEGGVNYWEAFHLIPCTRGFWHEGHWFDVFPTRHHVQGTSYGLALRGSLVYTGDTRPVPEAIALHGMRGELIAHDCGVVGNPSHTGVDDLEREYPDEARSRMALYHYGSAADGDVLVARGYRIAHPGERLPLPQPEPTHPTAG is encoded by the coding sequence ATGACGTGGAACCTGCATTTCCTCGGCACCGGTGCCGCCCACGCGGTCGAGCTGGGCTCCTCCGCCGTGGTCGTGGAGCGTGACGGCGCGCCGCTGCTGCTGGTCGATTGCGGTCCCGACACGCTCGACCGCTACGTGGCGGCGTACGGTGCGCCACCGGCGGCCCTCTACATCACCCACGTGCACATGGACCACGTGGCCGGCATGGAGCGACTGTTCTTCCGCCTGTGGTTTGACGAGGCCCTGCGCGGGCGCACGAAGGTCTACCTGCACGCCGCCCTGTTGCCCTGGCTGCAGGGCAGGGTGGCCGACTACCCCGGCGCCCTGGCCGAAGGCGGCGTCAACTACTGGGAAGCATTCCACCTCATCCCGTGCACCCGCGGCTTCTGGCACGAAGGCCACTGGTTCGACGTGTTTCCCACGCGCCACCACGTGCAGGGTACCTCGTACGGCCTGGCCCTGCGCGGCAGCCTGGTCTACACCGGCGATACCCGGCCGGTGCCGGAGGCGATCGCGCTGCACGGCATGCGCGGCGAGCTGATCGCCCACGACTGCGGCGTCGTCGGCAACCCCTCGCACACCGGCGTGGACGATCTTGAGCGCGAATACCCCGACGAAGCCCGCTCGCGCATGGCGCTCTACCACTACGGCAGTGCCGCCGACGGGGATGTACTGGTCGCACGGGGCTACCGTATCGCCCATCCCGGCGAACGCCTGCCCCTCCCGCAGCCCGAGCCAACCCACCCCACCGCTGGCTGA
- a CDS encoding 3-deoxy-D-manno-octulosonic acid kinase, translating into MKEQRVEEGADGTILFDATRAPQVDARWFSPEYWRERGALRTQSGGRGGVAVVDTPAGEAVLRHYRRGGMVARLLGDRYLFTGRRRTRSDREFRLLVELQRRGLPVSPPLAARFVRQGLRYSADLMTLRIPRASTLAEQLQQGAFTPALAGQVGALIARFHREGAWHADLNAHNILVGADGLYLIDFDRGRLRGVSRRWRHANLDRLKRSLLKLGARDVAGDTFDTALWPALMDHYERSLGA; encoded by the coding sequence ATGAAAGAGCAACGAGTGGAGGAGGGCGCGGACGGTACGATTCTGTTCGACGCGACCCGTGCACCTCAAGTCGACGCGCGGTGGTTCTCGCCCGAATACTGGCGCGAGCGCGGCGCCCTGCGCACGCAATCCGGCGGCCGCGGCGGCGTGGCGGTGGTCGATACGCCCGCCGGTGAAGCCGTGCTGCGGCATTACCGGCGCGGCGGTATGGTGGCCCGTCTGCTCGGCGACCGCTACCTTTTTACCGGACGCCGACGCACGCGCAGCGATCGCGAGTTCCGCCTGCTGGTGGAACTGCAGCGTCGCGGGCTGCCCGTGTCGCCGCCGCTGGCGGCTCGTTTCGTGCGCCAGGGCCTGCGTTATTCGGCCGACCTGATGACCCTGCGCATCCCACGGGCGTCCACGCTGGCCGAGCAGCTGCAGCAAGGGGCCTTCACCCCGGCGCTGGCTGGCCAGGTCGGTGCGTTGATCGCCCGGTTCCATCGCGAGGGCGCCTGGCACGCCGATCTCAACGCACACAACATCCTCGTCGGAGCCGACGGCCTCTACCTCATCGATTTCGACCGGGGCCGGCTGCGCGGCGTGTCCCGCCGCTGGCGCCATGCCAACCTGGACCGCCTGAAACGCTCGCTGCTCAAGCTGGGCGCGCGCGACGTCGCGGGAGACACCTTCGACACCGCGCTATGGCCGGCGTTGATGGATCACTACGAACGGAGCCTGGGCGCATGA
- a CDS encoding glycosyltransferase family 9 protein gives MPSLTSRPLPSGDSSLCILRTSAIGDVTHVVPLVRTLQEKSPSTRLTWLVGKLERRLVGDLPGVEFITFDKGKGRDGLREVRQALAGRRFDALLHMQVALRSNLLSLAVSADRRIGYDRARSKDLHGLFIRERIPARSGQHVLDALGSFVEPLGLTQTGVRWDIPVPDDARAWAAEQLPGDTPTLLVSPMSSHALRNWRVDRYAALIDHAMARGLRVALVGGPSEGERALADRILAATVSAPLDLTGKDTLKRFMALLERSAMILTPDSGPMHMANAAGVKVLGLHAASNPHRSGPYSDRRWCVDRYDAAARRFLGKPAAELAWGTKIEKPGVMDLIEVDDMRERFEACAAFLQLPLR, from the coding sequence GTGCCCAGTCTAACAAGCCGCCCGCTCCCGTCGGGGGATTCCAGCCTCTGCATCCTGCGCACCTCCGCCATCGGCGATGTCACGCATGTGGTGCCGCTGGTCCGCACCTTGCAGGAAAAGTCGCCGTCCACGCGCCTGACCTGGCTGGTGGGCAAGCTGGAACGACGCCTGGTGGGCGACCTGCCGGGCGTGGAATTCATCACCTTCGACAAGGGCAAGGGCCGCGACGGCCTGCGGGAGGTGAGACAGGCGCTGGCCGGACGTCGCTTCGACGCGCTGCTGCACATGCAGGTGGCGCTGCGTTCCAACCTGCTCAGCCTGGCGGTCAGCGCGGATCGGCGGATCGGCTACGACCGCGCGCGTTCGAAGGACCTGCACGGCCTGTTCATCCGCGAACGCATTCCGGCGCGCTCGGGGCAGCACGTGCTGGATGCGCTCGGCAGCTTCGTCGAGCCGCTGGGCCTGACGCAGACCGGGGTTCGCTGGGACATCCCGGTGCCGGACGACGCCAGGGCCTGGGCCGCGGAACAGCTTCCGGGCGACACACCGACACTGCTGGTCAGCCCCATGTCCAGCCATGCGCTGCGCAACTGGCGCGTGGACCGCTACGCGGCATTGATCGACCACGCCATGGCGCGAGGCCTGCGCGTAGCACTGGTCGGCGGCCCATCCGAGGGCGAACGGGCGCTGGCGGATCGGATCCTCGCGGCCACCGTATCGGCGCCACTGGACCTGACCGGCAAGGACACCCTGAAGCGCTTCATGGCCTTGCTGGAGCGCTCGGCCATGATCCTCACGCCGGACTCCGGCCCGATGCACATGGCCAACGCGGCCGGGGTGAAGGTGCTGGGGCTGCATGCCGCCAGCAATCCCCACCGCTCCGGCCCCTATTCCGACCGCCGCTGGTGCGTCGACCGCTACGATGCGGCCGCGCGCCGTTTCCTGGGCAAGCCGGCCGCCGAGCTGGCCTGGGGCACCAAGATCGAGAAGCCCGGCGTCATGGACCTCATCGAGGTGGACGACATGCGCGAGCGCTTCGAAGCCTGCGCGGCGTTCCTGCAACTGCCGTTGCGTTAA